One stretch of Candidatus Binatia bacterium DNA includes these proteins:
- a CDS encoding cytochrome c: protein MSERPNLWRNPVSMAGWVIAGLAAVCFVFLWLYDTLAPGPGAPYAGIVIFIVTPAFLLFGLTLVPVGWWWSRRHWRRTGAAWALVWPVIDFNQPQTRKTALLVASGGLLFSFLSVFGAFQAYEATESVTFCGALCHRVMGPEYAAYQVSPHARVACVDCHVGSGAEWYLRSKFSGVRQLYHYVTGTYSRPIPVPVHNLRPATDTCQACHWPEKPYGRVGRRYVYFLADESNTRWETDMEILVGGGRPGTPQAGGIHWHMQIENVVEYVAADEARSSIWWVRATNRSTGASVLYRSPEVEGDPPADARWRTMDCMDCHNRPAHVFRAPRDAVNEALAAGVLDPRLPSVKEAAIDLLTEDYEDTPSALAALRAGLAAFYREKFPEIAEREGAAIGRAVAELERIYRENFFPEMKVRWDAYPSHDSHLFSPGCFRCHDGRHAAADGSVIRNDCNLCHIVRAQGPPDNKQYATAENGLEFEHPADVGSDWKESPCYECHSGAAP, encoded by the coding sequence ATGAGCGAGCGGCCAAATTTGTGGCGCAACCCGGTGAGTATGGCGGGCTGGGTCATTGCTGGCCTGGCGGCAGTGTGTTTCGTGTTCTTGTGGCTCTACGATACGCTCGCGCCGGGTCCTGGGGCGCCGTACGCGGGCATCGTGATTTTCATCGTCACACCCGCATTTTTGTTGTTCGGTCTGACTCTCGTGCCTGTCGGCTGGTGGTGGAGCCGCAGGCATTGGCGGCGCACTGGTGCAGCGTGGGCGTTAGTCTGGCCGGTGATCGACTTCAATCAGCCGCAGACGCGCAAAACGGCTCTTCTGGTCGCTTCGGGCGGATTGCTGTTCTCGTTTCTGTCGGTGTTCGGGGCGTTTCAGGCCTACGAGGCCACCGAGTCCGTCACGTTTTGCGGTGCGCTTTGCCATCGCGTGATGGGGCCGGAGTACGCAGCCTACCAAGTATCGCCACACGCGCGGGTGGCGTGCGTGGATTGCCACGTAGGTTCGGGGGCGGAGTGGTACTTGCGTTCCAAGTTCTCGGGTGTGCGCCAGCTCTACCACTATGTGACCGGTACGTATTCGCGTCCGATCCCGGTGCCGGTGCATAACTTGCGACCTGCGACCGACACGTGTCAGGCCTGCCACTGGCCGGAGAAACCATATGGTCGCGTGGGTCGGCGGTATGTCTATTTCCTCGCCGACGAGTCAAACACCCGCTGGGAGACCGATATGGAAATCTTGGTTGGGGGTGGTCGTCCGGGCACTCCGCAAGCGGGGGGCATTCACTGGCACATGCAGATCGAGAACGTTGTGGAATACGTGGCGGCGGACGAAGCGCGTTCGTCCATCTGGTGGGTGCGCGCAACCAATCGCTCAACCGGCGCGAGCGTCCTGTACCGATCGCCCGAAGTCGAGGGGGATCCGCCGGCCGACGCACGCTGGCGGACCATGGACTGCATGGATTGCCATAACCGCCCGGCGCATGTGTTCCGGGCACCCCGGGATGCCGTCAACGAGGCGTTGGCTGCCGGCGTACTCGACCCGCGTTTGCCCTCTGTCAAGGAAGCCGCCATCGACTTGCTCACGGAAGACTACGAGGACACACCGTCCGCGCTGGCTGCGTTGCGTGCGGGTCTGGCGGCCTTTTATCGGGAAAAGTTCCCCGAGATTGCCGAGCGGGAAGGGGCGGCAATTGGCCGGGCGGTAGCGGAGCTCGAACGGATCTACCGCGAGAACTTTTTCCCGGAAATGAAGGTACGCTGGGATGCCTACCCTTCGCACGATAGTCACTTGTTTTCTCCGGGTTGCTTCCGCTGCCACGACGGCCGGCATGCCGCCGCGGATGGAAGCGTGATTCGCAACGACTGCAACTTGTGCCATATCGTCCGGGCGCAAGGTCCTCCGGACAACAAGCAGTATGCGACCGCCGAGAACGGCCTCGAATTCGAGCATCCCGCCGACGTGGGTTCGGACTGGAAAGAGTCGCCATGCTACGAGTGCCACTCTGGCGCAGCCCCTTGA